The Acropora muricata isolate sample 2 chromosome 5, ASM3666990v1, whole genome shotgun sequence genome includes a window with the following:
- the LOC136916619 gene encoding uncharacterized protein has translation MFRKRIHDSKTLQSGNRIGKRIEGFRNTKKVQDLRSSLARKKATKAQTNRDQTTGKANVFDVRQKIAVKKRTIEPNVRSISLLDEHRKEQRQMKQLENRSLTLSTGGNIQVTTRREVPSDRRATMMGDSIQITAKVERRKEDMDRQANVIAGHLTITAKNEDAKRKQREHQARRKEKEARKKEQVRELAKRRAERERALYTQNSEERKMLGSNLTQGYGNESRGEGRLDNRIQGNSVQAVTNKEERSSSARITVSNLHPAVTQQDVQELFGVIGSLKSCKMLGGGCAAVVYAHEQDALTAVGRYHNRKLDGQPMQCKLNTQPTASLYSQPPQPARLAPLAPLAPLRPAVHSTQRPLLANVTANGNRAPTTHSTVAQGPVVFKVRI, from the coding sequence ATGTTCAGGAAGAGGATTCATGATAGTAAAACTTTGCAAAGTGGTAATAGGATTGGAAAAAGAATAGAGGGTTTCAGAAATACTAAAAAAGTTCAAGATTTGCGGTCTTCTCTGGCTCGAAAGAAAGCGACAAAGGCACAAACAAATCGTGACCAGACAACAGGAAAGGCAAATGTGTTTGACGTGAGACAAAAAATTGCTGTTAAGAAAAGGACGATTGAACCTAATGTTAGGTCAATCTCTTTGTTAGATGAGCACAGGAAGGAACAAAGGCAAATGAAACAGCTGGAAAATAGGTCGCTAACCCTTTCTACAGGTGGTAACATTCAAGTGACAACTCGTCGAGAAGTGCCTTCGGATCGAAGGGCTACCATGATGGGAGATTCCATACAGATCACGGCGAAGGTCGAGCGGAGAAAGGAAGACATGGATCGACAGGCAAACGTGATTGCCGGCCATCTTACAATAACAGCCAAGAACGAAGACGCCAAACGAAAACAAAGGGAACATCAGGCGAggagaaaggaaaaagaagctCGCAAAAAGGAGCAAGTACGAGAACTGGCAAAAAGGAGAGCAGAGAGGGAACGCGCTTTGTATACTCAGAActctgaagaaagaaaaatgttgggGTCGAACTTAACGCAGGGATATGGGAATGAAAGCCGGGGAGAGGGTAGGCTGGATAATAGAATTCAAGGTAACTCTGTTCAAGCAGTGACCAACAAAGAAGAACGTTCCTCGTCAGCAAGGATCACTGTGTCCAACCTACATCCAGCAGTGACTCAACAGGATGTCCAAGAACTGTTCGGTGTCATTGGTAGTCTGAAGAGCTGCAAAATGCTTGGTGGGGGATGTGCTGCAGTTGTGTATGCCCACGAACAAGATGCATTAACTGCAGTGGGGCGATACCATAATCGCAAACTTGATGGTCAACCAATGCAATGCAAGCTGAATACTCAACCAACTGCATCTCTTTATTCACAGCCACCCCAACCAGCCCGACTTGCCCCTCTGGCTCCTCTTGCACCCTTGCGCCCTGCAGTACATTCGACACAAAGGCCATTACTTGCCAATGTCACTGCAAATGGTAATCGTGCACCAACCACACACAGCACTGTAGCCCAAGGACCAGTGGTCTTCAAAGTCAGGATTTGA
- the LOC136918149 gene encoding uncharacterized protein codes for MNSFTLPLVGNSTTLSTTLNCPPLTQPTADGYACEYTTWAYALFAIVAIIIAGIPFVVFVCYVHRKVKKKKQEARARGRGYSGSLESSSPYPYQPLNSDASGQNSYGALDRNTHQSLRSPSDASTVSLADSRASVVPNYDAVSLNHRNAAANKTPTSGTNRTAGEPAGQRSSKSPHIPSNNQEKLVDQGGQFYDSVDVVSDVPKGPKQSSAKPSRQQYGHDVYSSVNKNPVYDDVERQHSSNATYSSVNKSPIYDEVEGSDRVDAFQALSVNVPETNAIPENPKSAILYEGTERTKGNDDERSPQYAVLEDSRTKYSNEDVNNKEQKSQCNSKQMQCSPKQTCDSPPYAVLENPNGCLPNDGDADQKQESYFKEQEQGLPSDDDQQETDPLTAVAVESPPSEKYITVLPPTPPRQNGVPSENTGLLESLENSDQMSPRGKSAAKSRTDYEELLLEKVRTMPAKERNGTFLIRDSNSSPDAKVLTMYAWKVDSSKEVYNFKVSLTENGQVYLRKSARKFSNIGDLLEYLRKHKDMLPCVLQTQVFP; via the exons ATGAACAGCTTCACTCTACCTTTGGTGGGAAATAGTACAACTCTAAGTACAACTCTAAACTGTCCTCCACTCACCCAGCCTACCGCTGACGGATATGCATGTGAATACACCACATGGGCTTATGCGTTGTTTGCCATAGTGGCCATTATAATTGCAGGGAttccttttgttgttttcgtttgCTACGTTCATAGAAAggtgaagaagaagaaacaggaAGCAAGAGCGAGGGGACGAGGCTACAGTGGAAGCCTTGAGAGTTCAAGTCCATATCCATATCAG CCACTTAATTCCGATGCGAGTGGACAAAACTCTTATGGAGCTTTGGACAGGAATACACATCAGTCTTTAAGAT ctcCAAGTGATGCTTCCACTGTTAGTTTGGCAGATAGTCGTGCTAGTGTCGTGCCAAACTATGATGCAGTCTCATTAAATCATCGCAATGCTGCAGCAAATAAAACCCCAACCAGTGGGACAAACCGGACAGCTGGAGAACCAGCAGGACAGAGGTCATCAAAGTCACCACATATCCCATCCAACAACCAGGAGAAGCTTGTTGACCAGGGAGGACAGTTCTATGACTCTGTTGACGTTGTATCGGATGTACCTAAAGGGCCGAAACAATCTTCTGCAAAACCTTCAAGACAACAATATGGCCATGATGTATACTCATCTGTAAACAAGAATCCTGTTTATGACGATGTCGAAAGACAGCACAGTAGTAATGCCACATACTCATCTGTAAATAAGAGTCCTATTTATGATGAGGTGGAAGGATCTGACAGAGTCGATGCTTTTCAGGCCCTTTCTGTTAATGTCCCTGAGACAAATGCCATTCCCGAAAACCCCAAAAGTGCCATACTATATGAAGGTACTGAGAGGACAAAGGGTAATGATGATGAAAGATCTCCACAATACGCTGTTTTGGAGGACTCTAGAACCAAATACTCTAATGAGgatgttaacaacaaggagcaaaaAAGCCAATGCAATAGTAAACAGATGCAATGTTCACCCAAGCAAACTTGTGACTCACCACCATATGCTGTGTTAGAGAACCCTAATGGTTGTCTTCCAAATGACGGTGATGCTGACCAGAAACAAGAAAGCTATTTTAAGGAGCAGGAGCAAGGTTTGCCCTCAGATGATGATCAACAGGAAACTGACCCTCTCACTGCGGTGGCTGTAGAAAGCCCTCCTTCAGAAAAGTATATAACTGTGCTTCCACCTACTCCACCCAGGCAAAATGGAGTTCCAAGTGAAAATACAGGATTACTGGAGTCACTGGAAAACTCTGATCAGATGAGTCCAAGGGGAAAATCAGCTGCCAAGTCAAGGACT GATTACGAAGAACTCCTCTTGGAAAAAGTGAGGACCATGCCAGCGAAAGAAAGGAATGGAACATTCTTAATTCGAGATTCGAATTCTTCCCCTGACGCAAAG gttcTGACCATGTATGCATGGAAGGTAGACTCGAGCAAAGAAGTCTACAACTTCAAG GTTTCTTTGACAGAAAATGGACAAGTTTACCTTCGTAAGAGTGCAAGAAAGTTTTCAAATATTGGTGATCTTCTGGAATATTTAAG GAAACACAAAGACATGCTTCCTTGCGTCTTACAAACTCAGGTTTTTCCCTAA